CTTGTTCTTGAAAGATCAGATGAGCGCCGTCTTCACAATGTCATCGACTAACTAATTTGCATCTCCTGTTCTTGGACGCCGATGGTCTGAGATCTCCGAGAGGCAAAATGTTTTGATCTTTGATGATGTCGTTGCTCTTGTGGCGCATGTCTGAGAGGAAGTTGGAAATGTTCAACCAAAGGTAACTGAAAACTAGGGAGCGGCAGTTGAGGACGCACCCTATAATAGAATATACCCGTGCATCTCGTGCGATAAGATTTATTCATTTGCAAACAAGTACCTGAATTACAACTGTTGCTCCTTGAGTTTTCATAGtcttctattatcttattatttggccaacaaacggagcctccacgttcgctcttaaggcctaaaaattctcacattaattgaagaaaaatagaaaaataaaaattacccaccactgccatatCCTCATAACATTATTAATGCTCAACGaatcaaattattattataggtagatcatagttgaattgttttaatcaataataagacataatttacgataataaacatgatgatgtatggtaaaaaaaatagtataccctttaagtaaggatacaacgacatgcaaaattttgaatttcaatactagccgcgcaaatgcgcaggctatacgcctagtttgaATATATAAACAAAGCTAACGCAGATTTGTATTAATTTGCAAATTGCAGCCTCGAGCTCACACGGTCACACTCCACTCACATAAGTATAGTCGCAGaaactaaaagaaaaaaaaagatttaaaATTAGTTGGCTGATACAACAGTCGCGTGTTTATCCACAGATTTGGCATGGAGGCCAGTGATCAACTCAGCCTCAGCAAGCTGTAAAGCTCCTTCATGTACATGCTCTCCTTGTCCTTCGTCTTCCTCTTCTTGGAGAAGAGCACGCCATTGGTGAGGGGAACAACCAGCGGCACGATCGGTTTCTGCTTCTgcgccttcctcgccgccaccactacagcgcggccgccgccgccgccgctcaccaccGCCTCCCTGTCGGCTTCGCCGAGCCTTAGCAGGTGGCTCAACTGCGGCCTGCTGGGGGCGCGGCGCTCAGCCCACACCGCGAGCGCCATGTCGCCACTGCGGCCCCTCTCGATGCTGGCGCGCGCCGCAGCCGCGTTGTCGGCCTCCATGTGCGCCACCTTGGAGAGCGCCCGGTGGAGCTTCGCGTTCAGCGTCGCCATGGACAGCTCCATGTCGGACAGCCTCCTCTTGAGCTGCGACACCTCCTGCCTCGTCCTGGCCGCCTCTTCCTCCAGCTTCTTGATGGAGCTCAAGACCATGAGGTCGGCTTCCTTGCGCTCCTGCTCCTCGTCGTAGTTCGCCAGCGATGATGATGAGGCGAAGAAAGGCGGCGAAGTAGGCACCAGGTACATTGGCACATCTTCTGAAAGCGATCTTGGCACCGGCAGTTCGTTTGAAGTAgtcctgttgttgctgctgctgctcccttcTAGCTTGGCATTGAAGGTGACACTTTGCTTGGAGTAGCTTTCCCTGGGGTGAAAACCAGAAGCCCTGGCGCCATCACTCCGCTCGAGCTTCTCATCCGAAGCGGCAACGGCGATGCCATCTGCCTTGGGGTTCACCTCCCTGCCGACACGATGGTCGCCATGGCCACCACCATTTGGCATGATCTGTGCCTGCCTGACGAGGATGCGCTCCCCAAACACAGCAACCGCTTCCTTGACTGACCTGAAGGCGCGCGAGGTGTCGACCTCTCCTCGGTCCGACGCAGGCGCCATGCCGCTGCAGCAGCTTGCAGGGATGGCGTCCCGGCAGCCTATGAAGGGGGACAGGGAGGCAAGAACAAGAGCTCCTGGAGGGGTTTTATGGAGTTGATCAATGGCGGCTTGCTTTGCTTCCACTACAATGGCGGATAGGATTGTCAATGCCAGCAAGCAAGACGCTAGACTCGCCACCTAATAGGATACTTCAAGTAGAGACGAGGGAGAGTACAACGAGCTGAAATAGGAATGCTTTCTGCGCAAAAAAGGGGGGACGCTATCTCGTGCTGTCCCAGGAATGTACAACATGTCTAGATATATCAGATACTACTGTACAACCTTTACATTGTGGGAGTGGTTGGCAGAAATCATGGTGCTTCACTTGTAAAACAAACAGATATGTGGCCTATTTTTACAGATCTGGGCATTTTATCTTGGCACCCTTGCAAGGGCATCAACCATATTTCTGTTGACAGGCATGTGAAATCAACCACAGGGTGGTACAAGGTACATTTCATTCTTTGTATCTCAAGGTTATGGTACATTGATGAGCTCAAGAAAATCGGACTACCCGTGAAAGCACCAGTAAAATGATAAATATACCCATCCTTACACACCTATTTGAattaaggaaaaaaaagataacGAAGAATTTATTGAAGAACAAGCCAATGATGAGAAGGTAACCAGCAGAGAAAGTTACCTGATGCTAACACTGGTGACGGCTTAAATCCACTATTCCAAATGACCAGACCACATTCTACACATCTACTGTCAGGTGAGAAACACCCAATTGTGCTTGTCCAGGGAAAAACAATCCATGGGTATATCTAAAACGTAAGATCCTTAGGATCCTCAATAATCTTGGAGAGCGTTTGCAGAAAAGCAGCAAGATCAGCTCCATAAGTAACTCGATGATCAGCGGTAACATTGACCTAGATGTATTGATCAGGTGGGAAATTATCAAATTATAAGCAAACAAATCGCCAATACAAGATCAGCTGGTGAGAACGTATAACGTTAGAAGTTCAAATGGTACAAGTAATTTACCTGCATTTGGTTCTTGATCCCAATTCTACCATCTTTTGCACCAACAACAGTTGGTTGTGATGCTCCAACAGCCATGATTGCTCCCTATTTTCAGTAACCCAGATACTTCAACAAGGTGTGGGGCAATGTATGAAAATAGAAACGGAGGGGGGGAAAATTATTCTTACAGTTCCAGGTGGCAAGATTGCATCAAATCTATCAACTCCAAACATGCCAAGATTTGAAAGAGTAAATGTGCCTGTAGATTGAACATGAGAGGCTATTAGCATACACAAATAACTCAGTGCATGCCTGTTGTGCTTAATACCCATAGCATTAACAAAGCAAAAGAGATAACAAATAGAAATATAGGAAGCTCAGCAAGTTAATATCCAATCAGTCAAATTTTAGCCAAGACAATAACTATGAGACATCAAAgcgttttttttgtttgtttcaaaACAAAACATCAATGAAGGTTAGATCAGTAGGACATTAGTGGGGTGTTCAGTTTCAGGAATTAGTTTTAATAGATGGGATGGTCCGCACTGCATGAGTTGACCCCATGATTATTGGTGATGGATGTACCCATTCTATTCCTCAAATCAAACTAAGAATGTGAGTGAGACAATGATGGATCACCTCATTCCCCAAATCAAACCCCATTCTATTCCCCAAATGGTGAATAAGTAAATGTTTTCATGATTTTAATTTCATGCCCGCAAAGATTTTAGAATTTCAATCATGCTATTTTATTAGGGAAATAAATGAGCTTCACTCCAGTCTACCATAACCATTTGGACTGTACCATATTTCACAAGCAGGGAAACAAACATCAGATTGCTCAAAAAGATCTGGGTTAGGTCtgccaatttgacaaaactgaCATTCAAATGAATCCTGGACATGCCCACTAAGAAGGTTGATCTATCACAGGCATGCTGCTTATTCTTTTCATTCTGAAGAGGCATGCAGAAGAGGGAGCAGCTGGAAAGAAAATCACAAAAGAAGGTATACTCCACGAAAGCAATACTACATACAGGTATAACTTGACAAATATCTGATGCATCGTCTTACCCTTTCATTTATTTCATGAGAACCAATAGATCATGTCAAATTCTGCATGCCATAAATCATGGCTAATTACACCGTGTACAGTTGGTAAGTGCGTAAAGTTGAAATTATAATCAAATGCCTGTTAATAGGCCCTGTTCCCGATCTCAtgtaaacaaacaaacaaatgatTAACTCTACATAACCATACCATTAACAGTACTTCTCATATGTTTCAACAGTTTTGCAACTTTTTAATTAAAAAGAGCATTCTACTATACTCTAGAACTGCAGATAATGGAGTATGGATCATTATGGTGGAACACCTACATTATAATATTAGAAGGGCAGAGGGCAGAAAAGTACTGAAGAGGTCACAGCCAAGAAAAACTATTGTGGCATGTGGTACTCTTATGGATATCGATACCAGGGCTAAAATTCTTGGTAGATAAAACTCATCAGAGGTCACTGCCCACTGATTAATCCAATAACTAATAATTTTTGGCTTTCTCCGAATTCATGAACAAAGGTTCCATACAAATATTGCAACTCGTAACTTGCAACCAGCCAAAGAAATCTGAAATTACTTGCAAAATTCAGAGAACTCCCAAATTTCTGAACTTCTTAAGTCAACCAAATTTGATCCGGATCCTATTTAACTGGTTTGTTTTGGCAGGTTTTTAACAGTGTAGTCGGGACAAACCAAGATGTCTGGTTAATGGCAGAAACTAGCTGGTACAATGAAACCAAGATCGTGATTCAGCTAAGAGATGCAACCAGATGTTAACATACCACAGACTACAGAACCATAGACAAATATAAGTATATGAAAATATGAATCTTAACTGCCATTTCTTTCCCTCTCCCCCACATGAAGAGGACCACACTGTTACTTATTAGGCTAAGAACCAGGGGAAGTATCAGGATTGTATCAGGGATTTATTGTGTCTTAGAGCGTGTTTGGGAGCACTCCAACTCCAGAAAAATAACTCTGGAGTAGCAACTCCATATTTTTACAACTCCACTCTACAAATTCTACGAAAACATAGATTTGATAAACATGTTTGGCTAATTGCATAACTCCAGCTCTAggaattagattttttattgTGAATAGTCTGTTGTACCCTTGTGAGTGGGGCCGCATGTCAGCCTCTCCTCTTCTCCCGTTATCTTCCTCCTCTGCTCATGAGCGCAACAAAACAACGGTCGTCGGCCATGCCCATAGCTCCAGCACCTACCGGCTATGGCCGCTGGCAACCATGCTCCGGAGGGGAGTGGGTGGTGGCTCATAGACGACAAGGGTTACGACATGAGCACCAGTAGCTTGGAATCTCCCATAGCCCGCATCGGCCACTAGCGATTTCACCTCCGCCCCCTCGGAGCTCGgcctctccaacaaaattcTAACCCCGGTCATTCCTGTCCCCAACTGACACCTCAAATCAAATCCCCGGCCGCGTCTTGCTCCCCATCCGCCGTCGCGCCGAGCTCCCCATCTACCGCCGAGCCGAGCTCCCCATCCTCCTCACCATGTCCTTGGATGTGGCGAGCTCGCGCCAGCCGCGGAAGGGGCGGCAGGAGACAGCGGCTTGGGGTGCTGGCTGCGAATCGGAAGAGGGAGCGGTTGGAGGCAGTGACTGCGGATCAaaagaggagggggcggcgggagGGGAGACGGGGACTATGGCGCGCTGGGAGAGAAGAGAACGGGAGGGAGGGGACGGAATGCTGGGACGGAagacttttctttttctgctcGCGAACCGGTACAGGAGATGTGATGTGTAATCAGTGGCATGGTGGGTAAATACTCAGCAACTTCATGAGAATGTTTATACTAGTTGTTTTTGGAGCATCTCTTGAGGAGCTCCAAGAAAAATATGGAGTTGGCCCTACCTccaggttttttttttccagagtTGGAGTTGTTGGAGCTGGACACGTTTGGCATGACATGTTAGTGGAGTTAGTGGATTTCTTGGAGTGGAGCTCTCCCAAACACGCTCTTAACAGCAGAATAACAGATATTAGGCTAAAACAGGTCTAGTTTACATACTATTGGTGTAtatgagcccatgtatagaggcccatctagagacccatgtataggaactatatcccacccttctatgGTTTGGAGAAATACATCtgattattctctcctacatggtatcagctagctttctccctctcttcctcctctagctgcagtcgccgccgctggcaccatggccggccggctgccggtgccgcccctccttcccttctcctcTTTCCCTCCCCTGCCCTCTACTCCCGGCGCCCCCTCTGCTCCCGGCCTGGCGCGGCCGGGGCCCcagggcgccaccgccgcctctgctcacGGCATGGCGCGGCCGTGGCccctgggcgccgccgtcgcctcccctGCTTCAGGCGCGGTGCGGCCGTGGCCccaggccggcgccggcgccgcccttgccgccgtTCCCGGTGGCGCAGGGGTCGGCGCGACCGTGGGCGCCGGCGCGGACTCTGTGCAGCCGCCCCACGCCGTcgcactcgccgccgccggcgcgggcatgGCCGGCATCGCGGGCGCGAGCCCCGCCGAATCCACCGCCCCCAGTGCTCATCCGGCCGtgggcgcggggggggg
The nucleotide sequence above comes from Panicum virgatum strain AP13 chromosome 3K, P.virgatum_v5, whole genome shotgun sequence. Encoded proteins:
- the LOC120696876 gene encoding uncharacterized protein LOC120696876, producing the protein MAPASDRGEVDTSRAFRSVKEAVAVFGERILVRQAQIMPNGGGHGDHRVGREVNPKADGIAVAASDEKLERSDGARASGFHPRESYSKQSVTFNAKLEGSSSSNNRTTSNELPVPRSLSEDVPMYLVPTSPPFFASSSSLANYDEEQERKEADLMVLSSIKKLEEEAARTRQEVSQLKRRLSDMELSMATLNAKLHRALSKVAHMEADNAAAARASIERGRSGDMALAVWAERRAPSRPQLSHLLRLGEADREAVVSGGGGGRAVVVAARKAQKQKPIVPLVVPLTNGVLFSKKRKTKDKESMYMKELYSLLRLS